A genomic stretch from Chitinophaga lutea includes:
- a CDS encoding murein hydrolase activator EnvC family protein, with translation MKKFIPVLLMAFMLLPALLQAQNQPSREELERRKRELQREMEEAQSLLRETKKTSKESLGQLRALRNKIDVRSRMIRNINEEINFINGDINSALRDVKTLERDLDTLKQQYAQLIVAAYKNRSSYAMLNFVFSADSFNEAIRRYQYLKQYREFRKRQADNIIETQGQLKAKVKNLEDQRMKRSTTLKSEQEERATLEKDRKEKDEVVAKLKGREKELLQDIDQKKKAQKKVQDAIRLAIRKEIEDARKKAEAEALAKKRAAEAERKRREEERKRALAAAAEAAKNNPTAAATPPPAPPPVKEPEPVAAEKPARVLNVLEASPEAAALSDNFEANRGRLPWPVESGMIVGYFGKQKNADMERITEENDGIIFGTRKGGAVKAIFEGSVSRVFSIPGAGFVVMVKHGQYFTNYVGIQSPSVRPGDKVRTGQVIGSARSNEDESMGVVEVQVYKGGALQNANSWIKLR, from the coding sequence TTGAAAAAGTTTATCCCTGTTTTACTGATGGCATTCATGCTGCTGCCCGCCTTGCTGCAGGCGCAGAACCAGCCGTCGCGGGAAGAACTGGAACGGAGGAAGCGGGAGCTGCAAAGGGAAATGGAGGAAGCGCAAAGCCTGCTCCGTGAAACGAAAAAGACCAGCAAGGAGAGCCTGGGCCAGTTACGCGCCCTGCGTAACAAGATTGACGTGCGCAGCCGCATGATCCGCAATATCAACGAAGAGATCAATTTCATCAACGGCGATATCAATTCCGCGCTGCGGGATGTTAAAACGCTGGAACGGGACCTCGATACCCTCAAACAGCAATATGCACAGCTGATTGTGGCAGCCTATAAAAACAGGAGCTCCTACGCGATGCTCAACTTCGTGTTTTCAGCCGACAGTTTCAACGAAGCCATCCGCCGTTATCAGTATCTCAAACAATACCGCGAGTTCCGCAAGCGCCAGGCCGACAATATCATTGAAACCCAGGGGCAGCTGAAAGCCAAGGTGAAGAACCTGGAAGATCAGCGCATGAAGCGGTCCACCACACTGAAGTCCGAGCAGGAGGAAAGGGCCACGCTGGAGAAAGACCGGAAAGAAAAGGACGAAGTGGTGGCGAAGCTGAAAGGCCGTGAAAAGGAACTGCTGCAGGATATCGATCAGAAGAAAAAAGCCCAGAAGAAAGTACAGGATGCCATCCGCCTGGCCATCCGTAAAGAAATAGAAGACGCGCGCAAAAAAGCCGAAGCGGAAGCGCTCGCCAAGAAGCGCGCGGCCGAGGCAGAGCGCAAGCGCCGCGAAGAGGAAAGAAAACGTGCTTTAGCCGCCGCGGCGGAAGCAGCTAAAAATAACCCGACGGCCGCCGCCACACCGCCGCCTGCGCCACCACCGGTGAAAGAGCCGGAGCCGGTAGCAGCCGAAAAACCGGCGCGTGTGCTGAACGTACTGGAAGCGTCGCCGGAAGCCGCCGCACTGTCGGACAACTTCGAAGCCAACCGGGGCAGGCTCCCCTGGCCCGTGGAATCCGGTATGATCGTGGGTTATTTCGGCAAACAGAAGAATGCGGACATGGAGCGGATCACGGAAGAAAACGACGGTATCATCTTCGGCACCCGCAAGGGTGGCGCCGTGAAGGCCATCTTTGAAGGCTCCGTATCGAGAGTGTTCTCCATCCCCGGCGCAGGATTTGTGGTGATGGTAAAACACGGCCAGTACTTTACCAACTACGTAGGCATTCAGAGCCCCAGTGTAAGGCCCGGCGACAAAGTGAGGACCGGCCAGGTGATCGGCTCGGCGCGTTCCAACGAAGACGAATCGATGGGTGTGGTGGAAGTACAGGTATACAAGGGCGGCGCCCTGCAGAACGCCAATAGCTGGATTAAACTGCGATAG
- the bshA gene encoding N-acetyl-alpha-D-glucosaminyl L-malate synthase BshA gives MRIGIVCYPTYGGSGVLATELGKALADKGHMVHFITYQQPVRLNAFHANIYYHEVQVPTYPLFDFPPYESALSSTMVDVILNQKLDLLHVHYAIPHASTAYMAQQIVAKQGRYIPFITTLHGTDITLVGKDKTYAPVVTFSINESDAITAVSENLREETFKYFPIEKDISVIYNFVDTARFARRDLPHFRRAIAPNNEKILLHVSNFRKVKRVPDVVKVFKQVRDAMPAKLLLVGDGPDRPTIECLCRDLGICEDVRFVGKQEQLEDVMSISDLFVLPSEYESFGLAALEAMASQVPVISSNAGGLPEINIDGVTGFSSPVGDVDQMAAHAIRVLEDENLLARLRKGALEQAARFHIDNIIPQYEALYDAVLQQALVKS, from the coding sequence ATGCGCATAGGAATCGTATGCTATCCCACTTACGGGGGTAGCGGTGTGTTGGCGACGGAACTGGGAAAAGCACTGGCAGACAAGGGGCATATGGTGCATTTTATCACTTACCAGCAACCGGTGCGCCTCAATGCCTTTCACGCCAATATATATTATCACGAAGTACAGGTACCCACCTACCCGCTGTTTGATTTCCCGCCATACGAAAGCGCATTGAGCAGCACGATGGTGGATGTTATCCTGAATCAGAAACTGGACCTCCTGCATGTGCATTACGCCATCCCCCATGCCTCTACCGCATACATGGCGCAGCAGATCGTAGCCAAGCAGGGCCGGTATATACCGTTCATCACGACATTGCACGGCACAGATATCACCCTCGTGGGCAAGGATAAAACCTATGCTCCCGTGGTGACCTTTTCCATCAATGAATCTGACGCGATTACCGCCGTTTCTGAAAACCTGCGGGAGGAAACCTTCAAGTACTTCCCCATTGAAAAAGACATTTCGGTGATCTACAACTTTGTAGACACGGCGCGTTTCGCGCGCCGCGACCTGCCGCATTTCCGCAGGGCCATCGCACCCAACAACGAAAAAATACTGCTGCACGTGTCGAACTTCCGGAAAGTGAAGCGCGTACCCGATGTAGTGAAAGTATTCAAGCAGGTGCGCGACGCCATGCCGGCGAAGCTGCTGCTGGTGGGCGACGGGCCGGACCGGCCGACGATCGAATGCCTGTGCCGCGACCTGGGCATCTGTGAAGATGTGCGGTTCGTGGGCAAACAGGAGCAGCTGGAAGACGTGATGTCGATCAGCGACTTGTTCGTACTGCCTTCGGAATATGAAAGTTTCGGTCTGGCCGCGCTGGAAGCCATGGCTTCGCAGGTGCCGGTCATCTCCTCCAATGCCGGGGGCCTTCCCGAAATCAACATCGATGGGGTCACCGGTTTCAGCAGCCCCGTGGGTGACGTAGACCAGATGGCCGCGCACGCCATCCGTGTGCTGGAAGACGAGAACCTGCTGGCCCGCCTCCGCAAAGGCGCACTGGAGCAGGCGGCCCGTTTCCACATCGACAATATCATCCCCCAGTACGAAGCGCTGTACGATGCCGTGCTGCAGCAGGCGCTGGTGAAGTCATAA
- a CDS encoding tetratricopeptide repeat protein yields MRLTVIVITFAAALAAAGCGSNRKVASVPAPLPAGVQQQVLTQRADSLFFAAQRSKMLGDYKTAITQYSDYIRLNRTNPTVYYELSRLFMEVRNPSYSLGFARRAVQLDSSNKWFRMALADAYTMNELFDSAAVVYDQLHRQNPQDDDLLFNKGMSLSKGRHYSEALQVFDTLETRVGVVEDLVFQKQRIFMRLEMVDKAADEIRKLIRLEPGELRYWGLLAEIYESVDRIPEAKAAYDTILQIDPYHPRALIAKANFEKRNGNEPQYRAYLIKAFQNKEYNIDEKISFVYPYLQMLETDSTKRDEGLLLTGLIVESHPNDAKAYALRADMFSQGNMPDSALVNYRKAISLDSTRFSVWYQLMWMYSRTEQTDSLLRVSTHVIQQFPKEFMGFYFNGLANYFKQKYDATIHSLNTALTIGGEKRFVADVYALLGDAYHASGLHARSDSSYDMVLNLRPKDHIVMNNYSYYLSVRGDKLEKAEQLSRRSLELKPESPTYMDTYAWILFRLGKYELAKTWIEKAMQYPEARQDPDVLEHYGDILFNLNEKDRAVEFWQLAKARGANSQGLARKIAEKRYIKSVDR; encoded by the coding sequence ATGCGTTTAACCGTAATCGTTATAACATTTGCTGCAGCCCTCGCGGCCGCAGGCTGTGGAAGCAACCGAAAGGTAGCCTCCGTGCCGGCCCCGTTGCCGGCCGGCGTGCAGCAGCAGGTGCTGACGCAACGGGCAGACAGCCTGTTTTTTGCCGCCCAGCGCTCCAAAATGTTAGGGGATTACAAAACAGCCATTACCCAGTATTCGGACTACATCCGCCTCAACCGCACCAACCCGACCGTTTACTACGAACTGAGCAGGCTGTTTATGGAAGTGCGCAACCCGTCGTACTCCCTCGGCTTCGCACGCCGCGCCGTTCAGCTGGACTCTTCCAATAAATGGTTCCGCATGGCGCTGGCGGACGCCTATACGATGAACGAACTGTTCGACAGTGCGGCCGTCGTATACGACCAGCTCCACCGCCAGAACCCGCAGGACGATGACCTGCTCTTCAATAAAGGCATGTCGCTTTCCAAAGGCCGCCACTACTCCGAAGCATTGCAGGTGTTCGATACGCTCGAAACCCGCGTGGGCGTGGTGGAAGACCTCGTATTCCAGAAACAGCGCATTTTCATGCGGCTCGAAATGGTCGATAAAGCGGCGGACGAGATCCGCAAGCTCATCCGCCTGGAACCGGGCGAACTGCGCTACTGGGGCCTGCTGGCGGAAATTTATGAGTCGGTGGACCGTATCCCGGAAGCAAAAGCCGCCTACGACACCATCCTGCAGATAGACCCGTACCACCCCCGCGCGCTCATCGCCAAGGCGAATTTTGAAAAGCGCAACGGCAACGAACCGCAGTACAGGGCCTATCTCATCAAAGCATTCCAGAACAAGGAATACAACATCGACGAAAAGATATCGTTCGTATACCCTTACCTGCAGATGCTGGAAACGGACTCCACCAAACGCGACGAAGGATTGCTGCTGACCGGCCTCATCGTGGAATCCCATCCCAACGACGCCAAAGCGTATGCCCTCCGGGCAGACATGTTCTCGCAGGGGAATATGCCGGACAGTGCGCTGGTGAACTACCGCAAGGCCATCTCGCTGGACTCCACGCGCTTCAGCGTTTGGTACCAGCTCATGTGGATGTATTCGCGCACCGAGCAGACCGATTCCCTGCTGCGGGTGAGCACACACGTGATACAGCAGTTCCCGAAAGAGTTCATGGGGTTCTATTTCAACGGCCTGGCCAATTACTTCAAACAAAAATATGATGCCACGATTCATTCGCTCAACACCGCCCTCACCATCGGCGGCGAAAAGCGTTTTGTGGCCGACGTATATGCGCTGCTGGGCGATGCCTACCACGCCAGCGGCCTGCACGCGCGCAGCGACAGCAGTTATGACATGGTGCTGAACCTGCGCCCGAAAGACCATATCGTGATGAATAATTACAGCTATTACTTGTCCGTACGGGGCGATAAACTGGAAAAAGCCGAGCAGCTCAGCCGCCGCTCGTTGGAGCTGAAGCCGGAGAGCCCGACCTATATGGACACCTACGCCTGGATACTGTTCAGGCTGGGCAAATACGAGCTGGCCAAAACCTGGATAGAAAAAGCCATGCAGTATCCCGAAGCGCGGCAGGACCCTGACGTGCTCGAACATTACGGCGACATCCTCTTCAACCTCAACGAAAAGGACAGAGCCGTGGAGTTCTGGCAGCTGGCCAAAGCCAGGGGAGCCAATTCGCAGGGGCTGGCCAGGAAAATAGCAGAGAAGCGTTATATCAAAAGCGTGGACCGCTGA
- a CDS encoding DUF4292 domain-containing protein, translated as MKQKAVLQIVACLFSLVLFSCRATKITRATFPSDTTARNIDSLSREKEHALARNILEKVRANRIEFKTFSAELKMDYDDDKGKRMNNLGVNIRMEYDSAIWIRVAGPANIEGARILVTKDSIKIVNRLEGTVMLRNVKEGQEKLKLNMDLRTLQDLIVGNAVFLSDSISNIVTTQSVISFASLQPTLVSLFNVFADDYVIQQCKVTDKDSTAVNSRVMELTYGDHKVVEGRKIAFQRKIYVEDKNVVKVALDFKRMEFNKPQSFPFPIPDKYTRE; from the coding sequence ATGAAGCAAAAAGCAGTACTACAGATTGTTGCATGTTTATTCAGCCTCGTATTGTTTTCGTGCCGGGCTACTAAAATCACCCGGGCCACTTTCCCATCAGATACTACTGCCCGCAATATCGACTCCCTGAGCAGGGAAAAAGAGCACGCCCTGGCCCGGAACATTCTCGAAAAAGTGCGCGCCAACCGCATCGAATTCAAAACTTTTTCCGCGGAGCTGAAAATGGACTACGACGATGACAAAGGTAAACGGATGAACAACCTGGGCGTCAATATCCGCATGGAATACGACAGCGCCATCTGGATACGGGTGGCCGGCCCCGCCAACATCGAAGGCGCGCGCATACTGGTAACGAAAGACAGCATCAAGATCGTGAACCGCCTCGAAGGCACCGTGATGCTGCGCAACGTGAAGGAAGGCCAGGAGAAGCTGAAACTGAATATGGACCTCCGTACCCTGCAGGACCTGATCGTCGGTAACGCGGTATTTCTCTCCGATTCCATTTCCAACATCGTGACCACCCAGTCGGTGATCTCTTTCGCTTCGCTGCAGCCCACCCTCGTGAGCCTGTTCAATGTGTTTGCAGACGACTATGTGATACAGCAGTGCAAGGTGACCGACAAAGACAGTACGGCCGTCAACAGCCGCGTGATGGAACTTACCTACGGAGACCACAAGGTGGTGGAAGGCCGCAAGATCGCCTTCCAGCGCAAGATTTACGTGGAAGATAAAAACGTGGTGAAGGTGGCGCTCGACTTCAAACGGATGGAATTCAACAAACCCCAGTCGTTCCCCTTCCCCATACCTGATAAGTATACGCGCGAGTAA